In Bacillus sp. SB49, a single window of DNA contains:
- a CDS encoding transglutaminase-like domain-containing protein, translated as MKQTLQSAKLSDYLQESEVVDYNHPSIVKLSEQLFDKKQTDIEKAEAAFTFVRDEIAHSWDIQSTAVTRTASEVWKEKEGICYAKSNLLAALLRSEGIPTGFCYQRLMLFDKPEKGYCIHALNSVYLKTLERWIRVDARGNKPGVHALFSTTEEHLAFQTEEDKGEKDYPVIYTQPNEKTMQVLQTHTDALHMYLHHLPDDL; from the coding sequence TTGAAACAAACACTGCAATCCGCCAAACTCTCTGACTACTTACAAGAGTCAGAGGTGGTAGATTATAATCATCCCTCGATCGTAAAACTATCGGAACAGCTATTTGACAAAAAGCAGACAGATATAGAGAAAGCAGAAGCGGCATTCACCTTCGTGCGCGATGAAATCGCTCATTCCTGGGATATTCAGAGTACGGCAGTTACCCGTACGGCATCTGAAGTATGGAAGGAGAAAGAGGGCATCTGTTATGCGAAATCAAATCTACTGGCGGCTCTGCTTAGAAGCGAAGGGATTCCCACAGGCTTCTGCTATCAGCGGCTGATGCTTTTCGACAAGCCGGAGAAAGGCTACTGCATCCATGCACTGAACAGCGTCTATCTCAAGACGTTGGAGCGTTGGATAAGAGTCGACGCCCGCGGGAATAAGCCGGGTGTTCACGCCTTATTCTCCACGACAGAAGAACACCTTGCTTTTCAGACGGAGGAGGACAAGGGAGAAAAAGATTATCCGGTTATTTATACCCAACCGAACGAAAAGACGATGCAGGTGCTGCAGACGCATACGGATGCTCTCCACATGTACTTACACCATCTTCCCGACGACTTATGA
- a CDS encoding DUF2798 domain-containing protein, with protein sequence MPTNKKENLQFGFLMCFGMVLVMTIYNFYLHGTIHEMTFMEGVLNFLIAFIVAFILDLFIVGPTAKKVAFKLTARTSKKLYKILAISISMVIGMAALMSMFGLVTMSLHSGFHVETVVTDYLTIFGSNFILALPLQLIVMGPLVRFLFTKFIQSPGAASATV encoded by the coding sequence ATGCCCACAAATAAAAAAGAAAACCTGCAATTCGGCTTTCTGATGTGTTTCGGTATGGTCTTAGTCATGACGATATACAACTTTTATCTTCACGGAACGATCCATGAGATGACCTTCATGGAAGGAGTGCTTAACTTCCTGATTGCGTTTATCGTCGCCTTCATTCTTGATTTATTCATCGTCGGACCGACCGCTAAGAAAGTCGCCTTCAAGCTGACGGCTCGTACATCGAAGAAGCTTTACAAGATCCTGGCAATTTCCATAAGCATGGTCATCGGCATGGCGGCACTTATGTCGATGTTCGGACTAGTGACAATGAGCCTTCACAGCGGCTTCCACGTAGAAACGGTCGTTACTGATTACCTGACTATCTTCGGTTCGAATTTCATCCTGGCGCTCCCTTTGCAGCTTATCGTCATGGGACCGCTTGTACGCTTCCTTTTCACAAAGTTCATTCAATCACCAGGGGCAGCTTCCGCAACCGTATAG
- a CDS encoding sigma-54 interaction domain-containing protein — protein sequence MDILKLQDYQMFKDIVEHSFDEIFVTDQNGMVLYVNESCEQNYGIPSSALIGKHIYELAEELFTPSATVEVMKQECPVEVMQETKQGRRLLVKSQPVFDPVTGELTKVISYSRDLTDFTTLKNRMEQLEKQLNTQQNEKTGEVADLITESKWMKRVTRMMTKVAGTEATVLLKGETGVGKNLLASKIHKLSSRRNQKFYEVNCADLPDHLLETELFGNPEYGVEGLIELTDGCTLFLDAIGEMSIDIQGKLLRVLETKQIVSKHRRIDVDIRFLFSTNQNLEERVKAGTFRKDLFYRIHVVPIDVPPLRDREADIYPLSMYFLKKYNALYDRNVKLSPLVLHAFYEYDWPGNVRELENLIERLLITTDSDEITMDQLPSMIKTGSIAQAVTLPEKLEQLERFLVAEAYDQYGSSYKVAESLGISQSSAMRKIQKYLRDGRMKVD from the coding sequence ATGGATATTCTGAAATTACAGGATTATCAAATGTTTAAAGATATTGTTGAACATTCCTTTGATGAGATCTTTGTCACCGACCAAAATGGGATGGTTTTATATGTCAATGAGTCCTGTGAACAGAATTATGGCATTCCCTCTTCTGCATTAATTGGAAAACATATTTATGAACTTGCTGAAGAGTTGTTTACCCCTTCTGCGACTGTCGAAGTCATGAAGCAGGAGTGCCCGGTGGAAGTGATGCAGGAAACGAAGCAGGGAAGACGCCTGCTCGTGAAATCACAGCCGGTATTTGACCCCGTAACGGGGGAATTGACGAAAGTGATCAGCTATTCAAGGGATTTAACAGATTTCACAACATTAAAGAACCGTATGGAGCAGCTGGAGAAACAGCTGAATACACAGCAGAATGAAAAGACCGGTGAAGTGGCCGACCTTATTACGGAAAGTAAGTGGATGAAGCGTGTCACGCGTATGATGACAAAAGTCGCAGGCACAGAAGCTACTGTCCTCTTGAAGGGGGAAACGGGTGTCGGCAAGAATTTGCTGGCATCGAAAATTCACAAGCTGAGCAGCCGCCGGAATCAAAAGTTCTATGAAGTGAACTGTGCGGACCTTCCCGATCATCTGCTTGAGACAGAGTTATTCGGAAATCCTGAGTACGGCGTCGAAGGGTTGATCGAGCTGACGGATGGATGCACATTGTTTCTGGATGCCATCGGCGAGATGTCTATAGACATCCAGGGAAAGCTGCTCCGCGTATTGGAAACGAAGCAAATCGTCTCGAAGCATCGCCGCATCGACGTGGACATCCGCTTCCTTTTCTCTACAAATCAAAATTTGGAGGAGCGGGTGAAAGCAGGTACTTTCCGGAAAGATCTTTTCTACCGTATTCACGTCGTACCGATCGATGTCCCTCCCCTCCGGGACCGGGAAGCGGATATTTACCCGCTCTCGATGTATTTCCTAAAGAAGTACAATGCCCTTTATGACAGGAATGTGAAACTGTCCCCGCTCGTTCTGCATGCGTTCTACGAATACGACTGGCCGGGCAACGTCCGTGAACTGGAGAACTTGATCGAACGCCTCCTGATTACGACAGACTCCGACGAAATCACGATGGATCAGCTTCCGTCGATGATCAAGACAGGGTCGATTGCTCAGGCGGTGACGCTTCCTGAGAAGCTTGAGCAGCTGGAAAGGTTCCTCGTCGCTGAAGCCTATGATCAGTATGGATCGAGTTATAAGGTGGCGGAGAGTCTCGGGATCAGCCAGTCGTCCGCCATGCGCAAAATTCAAAAGTACTTGCGGGACGGCAGGATGAAGGTGGATTGA
- a CDS encoding M20/M25/M40 family metallo-hydrolase yields the protein MKLERLKQRLGEMADIGKVRQDGTSSLSLMNEEIEARVLFMKWVGEVGGKVRIDDSGNIHARIEGSNPDKAPIVLGSHLERKTGTFCDALSMLAGLEVLESLKEEVELSQPFEVVLFMNETETPYPAMVPRETVPGIFSKGLDEPVRIDFHRKKAVEEVEAFISLHIGPKPVPGEAAPFDIVTSVQGTSWHSVEFISLPGRKGVVPVSSRKDPLVAAVKAVKRIKQWISGLEDETIVTFGKIHKVPGATDRSPCSITFSLDVKHPVEAVLRQRMVHVEEIIRNVAEEDAVESVWEDVSFLPPVAFSETLISLVKESYNDRGIDYRESVGSSIHDTYIWNQMDKTVVVSASILSGEYKKKEDWCDIEKTVVVIEDTVKKIMRCL from the coding sequence GTGAAGCTGGAACGATTGAAGCAGCGCCTCGGTGAGATGGCAGATATCGGCAAAGTGCGGCAGGATGGGACAAGCAGCCTTTCCTTAATGAATGAAGAGATCGAAGCAAGGGTCCTCTTCATGAAATGGGTAGGGGAAGTCGGTGGAAAGGTGCGGATTGACGACTCAGGAAATATCCATGCCCGGATAGAAGGAAGCAATCCGGACAAAGCACCAATCGTGCTCGGCTCTCATCTTGAAAGAAAGACGGGAACATTTTGTGATGCGCTCAGCATGCTGGCAGGACTGGAAGTGCTGGAATCGTTGAAGGAAGAAGTGGAGCTCTCCCAACCATTTGAAGTTGTTCTTTTCATGAATGAGACGGAAACGCCATACCCGGCAATGGTGCCACGCGAGACAGTCCCCGGCATCTTCAGCAAAGGATTGGATGAACCTGTGCGGATCGATTTTCATAGAAAAAAGGCTGTAGAAGAGGTGGAGGCGTTCATCAGTTTACATATCGGACCAAAACCGGTGCCTGGTGAAGCCGCGCCTTTTGATATCGTCACGAGCGTACAGGGAACTTCTTGGCACTCCGTCGAATTCATCAGTCTTCCCGGCCGCAAAGGGGTGGTGCCGGTCTCTTCTCGGAAGGATCCTTTGGTAGCGGCAGTCAAAGCAGTCAAACGAATTAAGCAGTGGATCAGTGGTTTGGAAGATGAAACGATCGTCACGTTCGGCAAGATTCACAAGGTGCCGGGTGCAACGGATCGTTCTCCTTGTTCCATTACATTCTCTCTTGATGTGAAACACCCGGTCGAAGCAGTGCTGAGGCAGCGTATGGTGCACGTCGAAGAAATAATCCGCAACGTCGCTGAAGAGGATGCGGTTGAAAGTGTCTGGGAGGACGTTTCCTTTCTGCCGCCGGTAGCGTTCAGCGAGACGCTTATCTCCCTAGTGAAAGAAAGCTATAACGATAGAGGAATCGATTACAGAGAAAGCGTCGGCAGTTCGATTCATGACACTTATATATGGAATCAAATGGATAAAACCGTAGTGGTTTCCGCATCGATCCTCTCCGGTGAGTACAAAAAGAAAGAAGATTGGTGCGATATTGAAAAGACCGTCGTCGTCATAGAGGATACAGTGAAGAAAATCATGCGCTGTTTGTGA
- the arsD gene encoding arsenite efflux transporter metallochaperone ArsD, translating into MNKVEIFDPAMCCSTGVCGPGVDPDLTRVASAVYSLKRKGADIQRYNLANEPSAFSRNEKVNQLLHDKGVAALPITLLNDEVVKVGKYPTNDEFADWCAVKMDELTQKPGTPISINLN; encoded by the coding sequence ATGAACAAAGTTGAAATTTTTGACCCGGCGATGTGTTGTTCCACTGGAGTTTGTGGTCCTGGAGTCGATCCGGATTTGACGCGGGTTGCTTCAGCAGTTTATTCATTAAAGAGGAAAGGTGCCGATATTCAGCGTTATAACTTAGCTAATGAGCCATCTGCTTTCTCAAGGAATGAAAAGGTGAACCAACTCCTTCACGATAAAGGAGTAGCCGCACTGCCAATCACGCTTTTGAACGATGAAGTTGTGAAAGTAGGAAAATATCCAACAAACGATGAGTTTGCCGATTGGTGTGCAGTAAAAATGGATGAACTGACGCAAAAGCCTGGTACTCCAATTTCTATTAACCTAAATTGA
- the arsA gene encoding arsenical pump-driving ATPase — translation MFPQYNPVQHIDTPILFFTGKGGVGKTSTACATAVSLADQGKKVLLVSTDPASNLQDVFGVELCNQPTKIPGVDHLSASNIDPEESARAYREKTVGPYRGKLPESVVNQMEEQLSGACTVEIAAFDEFSQLLADESMLERFDHVLFDTAPTGHTLRLLSLPDAWNGFLEESKHGASCLGPLSSLKDKKKMYEKAVQSLSDADKTTLFLVARPDETTLKEADRAATELREIGISNQQLLINGVYQKPDSEDPVSLAFFEKQQEALANAPESLQITAKVFLPYVPYSLTDTDSLRRLVGKRPCDDASIREEVSTWDDSDSLEEIIDDFANKNTRVIFTMGKGGVGKTTVASAIAAGLSKRGLPVHLTTTDPAAHLDHMFKNRAVSEHLSINRVHPEIEVEKYKEAVIAAAGELDEEELAYLKEDLDSPCTEEIAVFRAFADVVARAEKEIVVIDTAPTGHTLLLLDSSETYHKEMSRSTGAVPENVKALLPRLRNPEETEVVIVTLAEATPVLESTRLQEDLQRAEIAPRWWVINQSLAAAGTEEKLLQAKAASEIPWINKVKNSLSGNVAVLPWTKCAFNN, via the coding sequence ATGTTTCCACAATATAACCCCGTACAACACATCGACACTCCCATATTGTTCTTTACCGGAAAGGGCGGCGTCGGAAAAACATCCACCGCTTGCGCCACTGCCGTATCTCTGGCGGATCAAGGAAAGAAGGTACTTCTTGTAAGTACCGATCCAGCCTCTAATTTACAAGATGTTTTCGGAGTGGAGCTTTGCAACCAACCCACTAAAATCCCCGGTGTGGACCATTTGTCTGCCAGTAATATTGATCCGGAAGAGTCAGCCAGAGCCTACCGGGAGAAAACAGTAGGACCATATCGAGGGAAACTTCCGGAATCAGTCGTGAATCAAATGGAAGAACAGCTCTCTGGTGCATGTACAGTAGAAATCGCAGCCTTTGATGAATTCTCTCAACTGTTAGCTGATGAATCGATGTTAGAGCGTTTTGATCATGTGCTCTTCGACACAGCACCGACAGGCCACACGCTGCGCCTTTTGTCGCTCCCTGACGCTTGGAATGGTTTCTTGGAAGAAAGTAAGCATGGAGCTTCCTGTCTCGGTCCGCTCTCAAGCCTTAAAGATAAGAAAAAAATGTATGAAAAAGCAGTTCAATCCTTATCTGACGCAGACAAAACGACCCTATTTCTTGTTGCCAGACCGGATGAGACTACGCTTAAGGAAGCAGATAGAGCAGCAACAGAATTAAGAGAAATCGGAATATCTAATCAGCAATTGCTTATCAATGGCGTATATCAAAAACCTGATTCAGAAGACCCTGTCTCGCTCGCTTTTTTTGAGAAGCAGCAGGAGGCATTAGCAAATGCACCGGAAAGTTTACAGATCACAGCTAAGGTTTTCCTCCCTTACGTCCCTTACTCGCTTACTGATACGGACAGTCTTCGACGATTAGTGGGCAAGCGTCCCTGCGATGATGCATCCATCCGAGAAGAAGTTTCGACATGGGACGATTCAGACAGCTTAGAAGAGATAATCGATGATTTCGCTAATAAAAATACACGGGTAATCTTCACTATGGGAAAAGGCGGCGTAGGGAAAACAACGGTTGCTTCCGCCATTGCCGCAGGACTTTCTAAAAGAGGACTTCCGGTTCATTTAACGACAACGGATCCGGCCGCTCACCTTGATCACATGTTCAAAAACAGGGCAGTGAGTGAGCATTTATCGATCAATCGTGTTCATCCGGAAATAGAAGTGGAGAAGTACAAGGAAGCAGTCATTGCCGCAGCAGGAGAGCTGGATGAAGAAGAACTTGCTTACTTAAAAGAGGATCTTGATTCTCCATGCACAGAAGAAATTGCTGTTTTTCGTGCCTTTGCAGACGTCGTTGCAAGGGCTGAAAAGGAGATTGTGGTCATTGACACCGCTCCGACCGGTCACACATTGCTTCTACTGGATTCGTCTGAAACCTACCACAAAGAAATGAGTCGTTCGACAGGTGCAGTTCCAGAAAACGTGAAAGCCCTGCTGCCCCGCCTTAGAAACCCGGAAGAGACGGAAGTAGTGATTGTTACGTTAGCTGAAGCCACGCCTGTGCTTGAATCTACTCGGCTACAGGAAGACTTACAACGTGCTGAAATCGCACCGAGGTGGTGGGTTATTAATCAAAGCTTGGCTGCAGCGGGTACTGAAGAAAAACTCCTGCAAGCGAAGGCTGCCAGTGAAATCCCTTGGATCAACAAAGTCAAAAACAGCCTCTCCGGAAATGTTGCAGTCCTTCCATGGACGAAATGCGCTTTTAATAATTAA
- a CDS encoding HesB/IscA family protein, translating into MKITEKAKLQLETIFEKNEGEGIRFYSMGAGCCGPQLGLSLDAPKEDDNIQEVNGIRVAIDKEIKNDLDGLTLDNDETSNGPQFVLLGMKSCC; encoded by the coding sequence ATGAAAATAACAGAAAAGGCAAAACTACAATTGGAAACGATCTTCGAAAAGAATGAGGGCGAAGGAATACGCTTCTACTCCATGGGGGCAGGTTGCTGCGGACCTCAATTAGGTCTATCCCTCGATGCCCCTAAGGAAGATGACAACATCCAGGAAGTCAACGGCATCCGAGTAGCTATAGATAAGGAAATTAAGAATGACTTGGATGGCTTGACGCTTGATAATGATGAAACTTCGAACGGTCCGCAATTCGTTCTGTTAGGAATGAAATCGTGCTGCTGA
- a CDS encoding FAD-dependent oxidoreductase, with the protein MKIIIIGSVAAGTSVAAKARRNDENAEITLYNADYDISYSICGIPYFLGGEVEELDTLTPRSAAWFKKRYNVEIFTRHEVTRINSETKKVVVKKLDTGETIEDDYDTLVFATGASPNRPNIEGVGHDHVFQVRTIQNTAMIDSFMKANHPKKVTIIGAGFIGLEMAEQLRHKGLDVTIVQRSGQIMPHLDLDMARRVETHIRDHGVTLLLNEEVHTISKTTLETKSGTTLESDMVILASGVRPNAELAQEIGVELGKSGAVKVNSKMQTNIPDVYAVGDVAESFSILTGEPIYRPLGSTANKMGRIAGDVITGGDLEHRGILGTGILRVFDLAVGYTGFSEKEAKEKGYDLEVLHNIKPSRADYLGGKAIVIKAVADRKTGRILGVQAIGEDGVDKRIDVFVTAISFGAKAQDLFHLDLAYAPPFSTTKDPVMYTGMALQNAIDKRNKLMTPQELTERLENGELLQVIDTRATKQFEVSNVPGAVNIPLAELRSKAKNLDPDIPTVTYCNSGVTGNAAQNVLRNMGFKEVFNLSGGNKNYQIFRSF; encoded by the coding sequence ATGAAAATCATTATAATCGGATCTGTTGCTGCTGGTACTTCTGTCGCTGCCAAAGCCCGTAGAAACGATGAAAACGCAGAAATCACCTTATACAATGCAGACTATGACATCTCCTACTCGATATGTGGGATCCCCTATTTCCTTGGAGGCGAGGTGGAAGAATTGGACACCTTAACGCCAAGGAGCGCAGCCTGGTTCAAGAAGCGCTATAATGTGGAGATTTTCACCCGTCACGAGGTGACCAGGATCAATTCTGAAACGAAGAAGGTAGTTGTGAAGAAGTTAGATACCGGTGAAACGATCGAAGACGATTATGACACTTTAGTGTTCGCTACTGGAGCATCACCGAATCGCCCGAACATTGAAGGAGTGGGTCACGATCATGTCTTCCAGGTGCGAACGATTCAAAACACAGCAATGATTGATTCGTTTATGAAAGCGAACCATCCGAAGAAGGTCACCATCATAGGCGCCGGTTTCATTGGTCTTGAAATGGCTGAGCAGTTGAGGCACAAAGGATTAGACGTAACGATTGTTCAAAGAAGCGGACAAATCATGCCTCATCTGGATTTGGATATGGCAAGAAGAGTAGAAACACATATCCGGGACCACGGTGTGACTCTATTGCTAAACGAAGAAGTCCACACAATTTCCAAAACTACATTGGAGACGAAATCAGGAACCACACTGGAATCAGACATGGTCATCCTGGCATCCGGTGTACGTCCCAATGCTGAGTTGGCCCAGGAAATCGGTGTAGAATTAGGGAAATCGGGTGCGGTAAAAGTCAATAGCAAAATGCAAACGAATATTCCTGATGTGTATGCCGTCGGCGACGTTGCCGAAAGTTTCTCCATCCTTACAGGAGAACCAATTTACCGGCCATTGGGATCGACAGCAAATAAAATGGGGCGTATCGCTGGAGATGTCATTACAGGTGGAGATTTGGAGCACCGGGGAATTCTGGGGACAGGGATATTAAGAGTATTTGACCTTGCCGTCGGCTACACAGGCTTTAGTGAGAAGGAGGCAAAAGAAAAAGGATATGATTTGGAAGTCCTTCATAACATCAAACCATCCAGAGCGGATTACCTCGGAGGCAAAGCGATCGTCATTAAAGCTGTCGCCGATAGAAAAACAGGCCGGATCCTCGGAGTACAGGCAATCGGCGAAGATGGCGTCGATAAACGGATTGATGTATTCGTAACAGCCATTTCTTTTGGGGCGAAAGCACAAGACCTGTTCCATTTGGACCTCGCCTACGCACCACCGTTCAGCACGACAAAAGATCCTGTCATGTACACAGGAATGGCACTTCAAAACGCCATCGATAAGCGAAATAAGTTGATGACTCCGCAAGAACTGACAGAAAGGTTGGAGAACGGTGAACTGCTGCAGGTGATCGACACGAGGGCGACCAAGCAATTTGAGGTATCCAACGTGCCAGGTGCGGTTAACATTCCATTGGCTGAGTTACGATCGAAAGCAAAGAATTTGGATCCTGACATTCCTACCGTTACCTATTGCAATAGTGGAGTTACCGGTAATGCAGCGCAAAACGTGTTAAGAAATATGGGCTTTAAAGAAGTATTTAACCTCTCTGGAGGAAACAAAAATTACCAAATCTTCCGCAGCTTTTAA